In Erigeron canadensis isolate Cc75 chromosome 6, C_canadensis_v1, whole genome shotgun sequence, the following are encoded in one genomic region:
- the LOC122603474 gene encoding UDP-glycosyltransferase 76B1-like produces the protein MEEDQHIVLGSSKIGQRIILLSLPVQGHLTPMFQLAYTLHNQGFKITIVHPQQFSPDQSKYPHFTFKSISDGFDIQNHMPEKPSPSFLVTYLNNHCIDSFRDCLAELLAEPNEPPVACLITDAEYYLTQDVANSLKVPRLVFWVCNIVSVLVYRDLPFFYDKGYFNLTIKGVFLFSSSKS, from the coding sequence ATGGAAGAAGATCAACATATCGTTCTAGGATCGTCAAAAATTGGCCAAAGAATAATATTGTTATCATTGCCTGTCCAAGGTCATCTTACTCCTATGTTTCAACTAGCATATACTCTTCATAATCAAGGTTTCAAAATAACAATCGTGCATCCGCAACAATTCTCTCCCGATCAATCAAAGTATCCCCACTTCACTTTCAAGTCGATTTCTGATGGATTcgatattcaaaatcatatgcCAGAGAAACCAAGCCCAAGCTTTTTAGTCACCTATCTTAATAACCACTGTATAGATTCATTTAGGGATTGTTTGGCTGAGTTATTGGCTGAACCCAATGAGCCTCCGGTGGCTTGTTTGATCACGGATGCTGAATACTACCTAACTCAGGATGTGGCTAACTCTTTGAAAGTCCCTCGGTTAGTGTTTTGGGTATGCAATATTGTTTCGGTCCTTGTCTATAGGGATTTACCTTTTTTCTATGATAAAGGTTACTTCAATCTTACAATAAAAGGTGTGTTCTTATTCTCATCTTCTAAATCATAA
- the LOC122604420 gene encoding UDP-glycosyltransferase 76G1-like produces the protein MPPPDHHDSLPSPPAPTTTRCFSSDKQCGGNGCASGLVGLVVLAIGGDDATMVGDGGGVDKIKYSEFETRVPKYPVLKIKDIVKITTNPEGSAELQRNIAKQIEASSGIIWNSFVQPEEPILENLRQDFGVPVFTLGPLHMYHPGFTSNQLLEEDRSFFSWLDVQKPKSVIYVSFGSFAKIRKSEFQEVAHGLANIGFPFLWVVRQGMVKDSEWLEWLPEKFLEKVADQGRIVKWCPQNEVLAHPAIGCFWTHSGWNSTIESVCKGVPMICSPCVVGQPIIARYVSDVWKIGVLLEDGLERMGIERAIKRVMLDKEGEEMRKRISLLKEEVTISFDEGGSSHTSLKSLIDHISSL, from the exons ATGCCTCCACCAGACCACCACGATTCTCTGCCATCACCAcccgcccccaccaccacccgtTG TTTTTCATCTGATAAACAATGCGGCGGTAATGGTTGTGCCAGCGGTTTGGTGGGTTTGGTGGTTTTGGCGATAGGTGGTGATGATGCAACTATGGtcggtgacggtggtggtgtagacaaaattaaat ATTCAGAGTTTGAAACGCGGGTGCCAAAATATCCggttttgaaaatcaaagacaTTGTAAAGATTACAACTAATCCGGAAGGTTCAGCAGAACTTCAAAGGAATATTGCTAAGCAGATAGAAGCATCATCAGGAATAATTTGGAATTCCTTCGTACAACCAGAAGAACCTATACTGGAAAACCTTAGACAAGATTTTGGGGTTCCAGTATTCACTTTAGGCCCACTTCACATGTATCATCCAGGTTTCACAAGCAACCAGCTGCTTGAAGAAGACAGGAGTTTTTTCTCATGGCTAGATGTTCAAAAACCCAAGTCTGTAATATATGTAAGTTTTGGGAGCTTTGCAAAAATAAGGAAGTCAGAGTTTCAAGAAGTGGCTCATGGGTTAGCCAACATTGGCTTTCCATTCTTGTGGGTGGTTCGACAAGGGATGGTTAAAGATTCAGAATGGCTCGAGTGGTTGCCAGAGAAGTTCCTAGAGAAAGTTGCCGACCAGGGACGAATAGTAAAATGGTGTCCGCAAAATGAAGTTCTAGCACATCCGGCGATAGGGTGTTTCTGGACTCATAGTGGATGGAATTCAACAATAGAGAGCGTATGCAAAGGAGTTCCTATGATTTGTTCGCCTTGTGTCGTAGGCCAACCCATAATTGCAAGATACGTGAGTGATGTTTGGAAGATTGGCGTTTTGTTGGAAGATGGTCTTGAAAGGATGGGAATCGAGAGAGCGATCAAAAGAGTAATGTTGGATAAAGAAGGTGAAGAAATGCGGAAAAGAATAAGTCTTTTGAAGGAGGAGGTGACAATCTCTTTCGATGAAGGTGGTTCATCACATACGTCGCTAAAGAGTTTGATTGATCATATATCATCGCTTTGA
- the LOC122604421 gene encoding probable receptor-like protein kinase At2g23200 has protein sequence MESTFIHLKIPLQEILRATNNFADENIIGKGGFGNVYKGQVTHRGKLITDIAARRLDRRHGQGNVEFWTEISMLSSLDHYVVEFIGYVDEKNEKIIINRDYNKGSLVMYLSDPKDEYWMPRLSGFEFAIKHPVERRNQIFLCDEAIGTQGYMDPADLKHGGVTNKSDVYSLGVVLFELLCGRKAKDDQDNRLLASLAKFHYRNGTLQDIIDPDLWNQMSPESFKCFSDAAYSCLEEERSQRPNVEQVLSELKKAIDFNIMC, from the exons ATGGAATCTACATTTATTCACTTAAAAATTCCACTCCAAGAAATACTAAGGGCTACTAACAACTTTGCTGATGAAAATATAATTGGGAAAGGTGGATTCGGAAATGTTTACAAAGGGCAGGTTACACACCGTGGGAAGCTCATCACTGATATAGCAGCACGAAGATTAGACCGTAGGCATGGCCAAGGCAACGTTGAGTTCTGGACCGAGATCTCTATGCTTTCTAGTCTCGACCATTATGTGGTTGAATTCATCGGGTATGTTGatgagaaaaatgaaaagatcaTCATAAACCGAGATTACAACAAAGGAAGTTTGGTGATGTATTTAAGTGACCCAAAAG ATGAATACTGGATGCCGAGGTTATCTGGATTTGAATTTGCAATCAAACATCCAGTAGAACGACGAAACCAAATTTTCCTTTGTGATGAAGCTATTGGCACACAAGGGTATATGGATCCGGCTGATTTGAAACATGGAGGCGTGACTAATAAGTCCGATGTCTACTCCTTAGGCGTCGTTTTATTTGAATTGTTGTGCGGGAGAAAAGCAAAGGATGATCAAGATAATAGATTGCTAGCTTCATTGGCAAAATTTCATTATAGAAATGGAACTCTACAAGATATAATCGATCCTGATTTGTGGAACCAAATGAGCCCGGAATCGTTCAAATGTTTCTCGGATGCAGCTTATTCTTGCTTAGAAGAGGAGCGATCACAACGTCCAAATGTGGAACAAGTTCTTAGTGAGCTTAAAAAGGCTATCGATTTCAATATTATGTGTTAA